AGGTGGCCGCCGCCAACTGGGTCCACTACGTCCACGCCGCGCACGTGCCCGAGTCCGCCGGCGGCCCGCTGCGCAGGCTGAAGGGCCAGGTGAGCCACCGGATGCACCTGCGCAGCGAGCAACGTGCGTTGCGCCGGGCGCGGATCATCCTGGCGAACTCACAGCGCACGCGGCAGGACCTGCTGGCCGCCACGGGCGTGGAGGCCTCCCGCGTCCACGTCGTGTACCTGGGCGGTGACCCGGCGCGCTTCCCGTCCACGACGCCCGTGCTTCGCCGTGAGGCGCGCGCGTCGCTGGGTTGGCCGCAGGAACGGCAAGTGGCGTTGTTCGTGGGCGCGCTGGGTGACCGGCGCAAGGGCTTCGACACGCTCTTCCATGCGTGGGCGCGGTTGTGCGCGCGACGCGAGTGGGACGTGGACCTGTACGTGGTGGGCGCGGGCGCGCAGCGCGAATCCTGGGAGCGCGCGGCGCGTGAGCAGGGGCTGGGCGAGCGGATCCGCTTCCTGGGCTTCCGCGACGACGTGCCCCGCCTGATGGCCGCCGCGGACCTGCTGGTGTCCCCCACGCGCTACGAGTCCTATGGCCTGGGCGTGCACGAGGCGCTGTGCGTGGGCATCCCCGCGCTGGTGAGCCGCTCGGCGGGCGTGGCGGAGCGCTTCCCGGCCTCGCTCCAGGGGTTGCTGCTGGACGACCCGGAGGACTCGGGTGAGTTGGTGCGGCGCCTGGAGGAGTGGCGGGCTCGGGGCGGGGATTGGATGCCCGCCGTGGCCGCGCTGTCGTCGGAGCTGCGGGCCTGGACGTGGGACGCGATGGCCGCGGCGGTGGTGGCCCGGCTGGAGGCGTGAGGCTTCAGGCCCCGCGCTCGAGCACCTGCTCGAAGAAGTCGAGGTGCGCCTTCGCGACCACCGGCCAGGCGAAGCGGGACACGGCCCGCTCGCGGCCTCGCGCGGAGAGCTCCTGACGCTGCGCGGGGCTCTCCAAGAGTTCCTCGAGCGCGGTGACCCAGGCACCGCCGTACGCCTCCGGCAGGATGCGCCCGGCATCGCCCACGGTATGCGGAATCTCTCCGGAGTCGCTGGCGAACACGGGCACGCCACACGCGAAGGCCTCCGCGAGCATGCGGCCGAACTGCTCCTTCCACGCGGGCGTCGTCTGGCTGGGCGCGCAGAGCACGTCCATGGCGTTGAGCGCGCGAGGCACCTCCGCGTGCTTCACGCCGGTGACGATGCGCACGCGGTCTCCGTGGCGCTGCGCCCACGCGCGCAGGTCCACCTCCAGGGGGCCTCCGCCAACGAAGAGGGCCCGCCAGGGCGTGGTCATCCGGTTGAGCGCATCCATCAGGAGCCGCAGGCCCTTCTCCGGCACGAAGCGACCCAGGTAGCCCACCACGGGCGGCCCTTCGGACGTCCAGCCCACGCGCTCGCGGAAGGCGCGGCCCGCTTCCGGATCCGGACGGAAGTGATCCACGTCCACGCCCACGGGGATGAAGCGCGAAGGGCGCTGCTCATAACCGGGCCGGGCGAGGAGGTTGTCGTGCACCGTCTGGCCCCAGGCGATCCACCCCGCGGCCCGGCGCAGGACGAAGCGCTCGGCCTGCGCGAAGGGCGGGGGATAGCGCTTGGCCAGGTTCTGGAACGTGCAGAAGACGAGCGGCACGTGGGCGGGCGTCATCAGCGCCACCTCCAGGCCGGAGAGCACGTAGGGCTCCTCCCACAGGTGCACCAGGTCCGCGCCCCGCGACAGGTGCGCGTGCACCTCCGGTCCGTAGACGAAGCCGTGCAGCGAGCGGCTGAAGTACGCGGGCACGCCCTCCAGGTTCACGGCCTCATGCGGGTCACGCTGGAGCACCAGCGGGCTCAGGTCTCCGTGGAAGGACTTCGGCGCCACGGCGGTGACTTCCCAGCGGCCGGCGCCCACTCGGGCCATCTCGTTGGCCAGTCGCCGGTTGAGGGTGACGACGTAGGAGTGCGAGACGGTGACGAGCTTCCGGGGACGCATCATGAATGCCCTCGTGCGGGGACGAGGCTCCGGTACACGGCGAGGATGTCCCGGGCGTAGCGCTCGCGGGAGAAGCGGCGCACGGCGGTGTGGCGGGCCGCGCGGGCCAGGGTGTCTCGCAAGGCTTCATCCTCCAGCAGCCGGCGCAGGGCCGCCGCGAGCGTGTTCGCGTCGCCGGGTTCAATGGCCAGCACGTCCTCGCCATCCCGCAGCGCTTCGGCCGCGCCGCTCGACTTTGAGATGACGGCGGCCCGGCCACAGGCGAGCGCCTCAGCGATGGTGAGGCCGAAGGGTTCGCGGCGAGTGCTCGCGTGCACGAAGACGTCCAGGGCCCGGTAGACGCGGGCGGGCTCGGGCTGGAAGGGCACGAAGCCCACGCGGCCCGTGAGGTCGTGGCGCTCCACCTGTTCGCGCAGCTCCGCGCCGGTGAACTGCGAGCCGGCCGTGCGGTAGAGTGGAGCGCCCACGACGTAGAAGCGCACGGGAAGGGCCGGTGCCTGACGCGTCAGCAGGGCCGCGGCCTCCAGGAAGACGTCGTGTCCCTTCCAGCGCGCGTACGTGGCCACGAGCCCCACGCGCAGCGTGCCTGGAGGCGCGGGAGGCAATCCGGCCAGTGCATCCAGGTGCGCGCCGTCACCCGCGGCCGGAGAGAACCGCTCCACGTCCACGCCGTTGGGCACGACGTGCACGGGCACCTTCCCGAGCACCGTGCGCGCGTCGTCTCCCACGGCTTGCGAGTTCGCGATGGCGGCCGAGGCCAGCGGATGCAGGCCGGAGAGCGCGCGGCGCACCAGGGGCCGTTCGCCGAGGAAGTCGTGCACGTGCCACACGCGCGGAATCGGAAGTCCGGTGGTGGCCGCGCTCAGCAGGTGGGTCTTGATGCCATTGGAGTGCAGCAGGTCCGGCGCCGCGTCACGCACCGCGCGCCGCAGGTCGAGTCCGTAGCGCGTCAGCAGCAGGGGCGTGGGGGCAAGCTCCCGCGCGAAGCGAAGGAGCCCCGCGTGGCCCTGTTCCCGCAGACCGCTGTCCCCGAGCGCGGACAGTCGGTCGGGCAGGGCGAGCACTCGGGCCTCCACGCCGAGCCCTCGGGCCGTCTCCACGAGGGGCCCGTCCGTGCCGGCGATGAGGTGCAGCGACAGCCCAGGGTCCTGCGCGCGCAGGCACGCGAGGAGATCCACGAGTGCGCGCTCGGCACCGCCCAGGATACCCACGGGGTTGAGGAACAGGATCCGCACGCGGACGCGACCGAATCAGACCCGCCCGGAGCGGTCAAGGCGATGCAGATACGCGTCCAGCACGGTGCGCGCGTGGGCGCTCCAGGTGAAGCGCTCGGCCCGTGCACGCCGCGTCTCCGGTGATGGCGCGGGCACGCGGCCCGTGAGCAGCGCGTCCACCGTTTCCACCCATGCGGCCACGTCGCCTACGGGGCAGTACGTGCAGGCGTCGGCGCCCACTTCGCGCAGCACCGGCAGGTCGCTGGCCACCACGGGGACACCACACGCCAGCGCTTCGATGACGGGCAGGCCGAAGCCCTCCGCGTCACTGGGCACCAGCACCGCGCGGGCACGCCGGTACAGGCCCGCGAGCGTGGCCCGCTCCTGCCGGGGCGGTTGCAGCAGCGCGTCCTTCAATCCGAGCCGCGCCACCTGCGCCTGTTGGGCCGCGTCCAGGTCGCCGCCCTGTTGCACCAGCATGAGGTCCGGATGCCGGGCTCGCAGCGCGGCGAAGGTCTCGAACAGCACGTCCAGGCGTTTGCGGCGGATGGCGCTGCCCACGTGCAACAGGTACGGCCGGCCCTTCAACGGCGCGAGCACCGTATCGCTGGCGTCTCCGGTGACGGATTCGAGCCGGTACTCCGGCGAGACTCCATAGGGTGCCCACACCAATCGCTCGGGAGGCACCACGCCGTGCGCGAGCAATTCGTCGCGCACCTGCTGCGTGCTGTGGAAGACGATGGCCGCGCGCTCCAGGCCCTTGAGCGTGGCCCGCGCCATCAGCCGGAACCACGTGGGGCGTGGTTCGCGGTGGGGCTCCAGGACGGAGCGGAACGCATCCAGGTCATGGCAGAAGACGCCGGTGCGCTCCGCGGGCAGCGCGTGGACGAGCTGCGCGTAGGTGTGGTCCACGACGTGGAACACATCCGGGCCAACGCGTTCACGCAGCAGTCGCGCGGGGTAGAGGCCGAAGCGGGTGAGCAGCCGGTCCGCGTTGAAGGCGGCCTTGCGGCTGCCCACGCGGGGCAGGGCGCGCACGGCATGGGGAATGGACGGACGCACGCGGGTGACGTCGACCTCGGCGGGATGCGCAGCCAGTCCGTCCACGAGCGCTTCGCCCACCAGGTCCATGCTGGGCCAGCCCTCCTCGCGCGGATCCATCAGGACCTTCAACTTCAAGGGGCTCACCTGCTCAGCGCCTCCCGTCAGGGGATGCCGTTCTTGATGCGCATCTCGTGCATGCCCACGATCCATTCCAGCGCGCGTGATGCCTCATCGCTCACCGTGCCCACCCAGCCTGGCGCCGGGGTCTTGTCCTCGCGCATCGCCTCGAGCGTAGGGATGAGCGGCAGGTGGCCCGTGGTGCCCAGCGCGTTGACGGCGCAGTAACGCACCTCGGGAGAAGGGTCCTTCAATGCATCGAGGAGCGCTTTGACCGCGACCTCGAACTCCGCGGAGTCCGTCCTCACCATCGAGAAGTTGTACGACAGGTATTCGGCGGCCTGGCCGCGAATCAGGGGCGGCTCCTGAACATCCTTGAGGAGGCCGACCATGAGGTCCCACTGCGCGAGATGGCTGTGCCAGGTCAGCGCATAGAGGATGGCGTGCCGCGTGTCGACGCGCGTCTCCGCTTCGAGGAATCGGAGCAGCGTGGAGGTGGTCGACTTGTCGTAGCACAGCAGGATCGACGCCTTGACCATCGCGGTGCGGTCGTCTCCCAGAATGTCCTTCATCGCGACGTCGCGCTGTTCTGGCGTCGGTGAAGTGTCACTCATGGGGTGCTCCCGGTTCGCCGCAGCAGGTGCGCCACCGTGTGCTCCAGCGCGAAGTGCTCACGGTACACGCGCGCCGCGCGCTCACCCAGTGCCTGGCGCTCCTCACCATGCTCCAGCAAGTGCTCCGTGAGCGCCAGCAGCGCGGCGGGAGATGCGTCGTCCGCGAGCGCCACGGGCCGCAGCTCGCGCCACAGCGGTTCGCTCAGGTGCCCGGTGTGGGTGACGATGGGCAGGCCCAGTCCCAGGCCCCCCATCGCGCTGCTGCGCCGGGCGCTGACGCCGTCGGGGTAGGGCTGCACCAGCAACTCCGCCGCT
The sequence above is drawn from the Corallococcus sp. NCRR genome and encodes:
- a CDS encoding glycosyltransferase family 4 protein: MMRPRKLVTVSHSYVVTLNRRLANEMARVGAGRWEVTAVAPKSFHGDLSPLVLQRDPHEAVNLEGVPAYFSRSLHGFVYGPEVHAHLSRGADLVHLWEEPYVLSGLEVALMTPAHVPLVFCTFQNLAKRYPPPFAQAERFVLRRAAGWIAWGQTVHDNLLARPGYEQRPSRFIPVGVDVDHFRPDPEAGRAFRERVGWTSEGPPVVGYLGRFVPEKGLRLLMDALNRMTTPWRALFVGGGPLEVDLRAWAQRHGDRVRIVTGVKHAEVPRALNAMDVLCAPSQTTPAWKEQFGRMLAEAFACGVPVFASDSGEIPHTVGDAGRILPEAYGGAWVTALEELLESPAQRQELSARGRERAVSRFAWPVVAKAHLDFFEQVLERGA
- a CDS encoding glycosyltransferase family 4 protein; translated protein: MRILFLNPVGILGGAERALVDLLACLRAQDPGLSLHLIAGTDGPLVETARGLGVEARVLALPDRLSALGDSGLREQGHAGLLRFARELAPTPLLLTRYGLDLRRAVRDAAPDLLHSNGIKTHLLSAATTGLPIPRVWHVHDFLGERPLVRRALSGLHPLASAAIANSQAVGDDARTVLGKVPVHVVPNGVDVERFSPAAGDGAHLDALAGLPPAPPGTLRVGLVATYARWKGHDVFLEAAALLTRQAPALPVRFYVVGAPLYRTAGSQFTGAELREQVERHDLTGRVGFVPFQPEPARVYRALDVFVHASTRREPFGLTIAEALACGRAAVISKSSGAAEALRDGEDVLAIEPGDANTLAAALRRLLEDEALRDTLARAARHTAVRRFSRERYARDILAVYRSLVPARGHS
- a CDS encoding glycosyltransferase family 4 protein, encoding MDPREEGWPSMDLVGEALVDGLAAHPAEVDVTRVRPSIPHAVRALPRVGSRKAAFNADRLLTRFGLYPARLLRERVGPDVFHVVDHTYAQLVHALPAERTGVFCHDLDAFRSVLEPHREPRPTWFRLMARATLKGLERAAIVFHSTQQVRDELLAHGVVPPERLVWAPYGVSPEYRLESVTGDASDTVLAPLKGRPYLLHVGSAIRRKRLDVLFETFAALRARHPDLMLVQQGGDLDAAQQAQVARLGLKDALLQPPRQERATLAGLYRRARAVLVPSDAEGFGLPVIEALACGVPVVASDLPVLREVGADACTYCPVGDVAAWVETVDALLTGRVPAPSPETRRARAERFTWSAHARTVLDAYLHRLDRSGRV
- a CDS encoding HEAT repeat domain-containing protein, whose amino-acid sequence is MSDTSPTPEQRDVAMKDILGDDRTAMVKASILLCYDKSTTSTLLRFLEAETRVDTRHAILYALTWHSHLAQWDLMVGLLKDVQEPPLIRGQAAEYLSYNFSMVRTDSAEFEVAVKALLDALKDPSPEVRYCAVNALGTTGHLPLIPTLEAMREDKTPAPGWVGTVSDEASRALEWIVGMHEMRIKNGIP
- a CDS encoding glycosyltransferase encodes the protein MDRANLALADWLARQGGPVRLVAHRVEDSLLRYPNVHFVRVPKPANAYLLGEPLLDAVGRFWAARTLAQGGQVLANGGNCEVAAANWVHYVHAAHVPESAGGPLRRLKGQVSHRMHLRSEQRALRRARIILANSQRTRQDLLAATGVEASRVHVVYLGGDPARFPSTTPVLRREARASLGWPQERQVALFVGALGDRRKGFDTLFHAWARLCARREWDVDLYVVGAGAQRESWERAAREQGLGERIRFLGFRDDVPRLMAAADLLVSPTRYESYGLGVHEALCVGIPALVSRSAGVAERFPASLQGLLLDDPEDSGELVRRLEEWRARGGDWMPAVAALSSELRAWTWDAMAAAVVARLEA